Proteins from a single region of Streptomyces vinaceus:
- a CDS encoding response regulator: MRAVIAEDSVLLRIGLVKVLEMAGFEVAAETGDAEGLLAAVAEHEPDLALVDVRMPPGFTDEGVRAALMIRRQWPGTSVLLLSQYVEERYAADLLAGQDGGIGYLLKQRVADVEEFIDAVRRVAAGGTALDPQVVSQLLLRRGGIDPLERLTPREREVLALMAEGRSNAGIAAQLVVGESAVAKHINNILAKLDLPQADGDHRRVLAVLRFLDGAS, encoded by the coding sequence GTGCGGGCTGTGATCGCCGAGGACTCGGTGCTGCTGCGAATAGGGCTCGTCAAGGTCCTCGAAATGGCGGGATTCGAGGTGGCCGCGGAGACCGGGGACGCCGAGGGGCTGCTCGCCGCCGTCGCCGAGCACGAACCCGACCTCGCCCTGGTCGACGTCCGCATGCCGCCCGGATTCACCGACGAGGGCGTACGGGCGGCCCTGATGATCCGCAGGCAGTGGCCCGGCACCTCGGTCCTGCTCCTGTCGCAGTACGTGGAGGAGCGCTACGCCGCCGATCTGCTGGCCGGTCAGGACGGGGGCATCGGGTACCTGCTCAAGCAACGGGTCGCCGACGTGGAGGAGTTCATCGACGCCGTCCGCAGGGTCGCGGCCGGCGGTACCGCACTCGACCCGCAGGTCGTCTCGCAGCTGCTGCTGCGCCGCGGGGGCATCGACCCCCTGGAGCGGCTCACCCCGCGCGAGCGGGAGGTGCTCGCGCTGATGGCGGAGGGGCGCTCCAACGCGGGCATCGCGGCGCAGCTCGTGGTCGGCGAGAGCGCGGTCGCCAAACACATCAACAACATCCTCGCCAAGCTGGACCTGCCGCAGGCGGACGGCGACCACCGGCGGGTGCTGGCGGTCCTGCGCTTCCTGGACGGAGCCTCGTGA
- a CDS encoding sensor histidine kinase has translation MGVSGALRRTTRWTADHAPWSSWAWRSTAFTAAGVPMALPAVAAFVFFKAAPFTLLVLLGLTPLLTRLQRSRFRELLEQEIPAVSYGDRPLRPGALLARLRSESTWRQYGYHLLLSPLAAIGGALTVLAWACGFAAATVYGWLWLLPLDTGGTGWTRRYDTVTVLGCLLLLATPWLAAALARLDSFAAAALLGPSRAKELARRVEDLAVSRAGVLDAADLERRRIERDLHDGAQQRLVALAMNLGIARATLTDLPPEAKAVIDEAHREAKEAIEELNSLVRGLHPAVLEDRGLDAALSGIAARAPLPVELTVELERRPGPTVEAVAYFVVSEALANVAKHAKASRCHVDARRDGDLLRITVTDDGVGGADPAGGTGLVGLRKRVGSVDGTILINSPSGGPTVVTVELPCGL, from the coding sequence ATGGGAGTTTCCGGGGCGCTGAGGCGTACCACACGCTGGACCGCCGACCACGCGCCCTGGTCGTCGTGGGCCTGGCGCAGTACCGCGTTCACCGCCGCCGGGGTCCCGATGGCCCTGCCCGCCGTGGCCGCGTTCGTGTTCTTCAAGGCCGCCCCGTTCACACTGCTCGTACTGCTGGGCCTGACCCCGCTGCTCACCCGGCTCCAGCGCAGCCGCTTCCGGGAGCTGCTGGAGCAGGAGATCCCGGCCGTCTCGTACGGGGACCGGCCCCTGCGCCCGGGGGCGCTGCTCGCACGGCTGCGCTCCGAGTCGACCTGGCGCCAGTACGGCTACCACCTGCTGCTCAGCCCGCTCGCCGCCATCGGCGGGGCGCTGACCGTCCTCGCCTGGGCCTGCGGGTTCGCCGCTGCCACCGTCTACGGCTGGCTCTGGCTGCTGCCCCTCGACACCGGCGGCACGGGCTGGACCCGGCGCTACGACACCGTCACCGTGCTGGGCTGCCTGCTGCTGCTCGCCACCCCCTGGCTCGCCGCCGCCCTCGCGCGGCTCGACTCCTTCGCCGCGGCCGCCCTCCTCGGCCCGAGCCGGGCCAAGGAGTTGGCACGCCGCGTCGAGGACCTCGCCGTGAGCCGGGCCGGCGTCCTGGACGCCGCCGACCTCGAACGCAGGCGGATCGAAAGGGACTTGCACGACGGAGCCCAGCAGCGGCTGGTCGCGCTCGCCATGAACCTCGGGATCGCCCGCGCCACGCTCACGGACCTGCCGCCCGAGGCCAAGGCCGTGATCGACGAGGCCCACCGGGAGGCCAAGGAGGCCATCGAGGAGCTCAACAGCCTCGTGCGCGGGCTGCACCCGGCGGTCCTGGAGGACCGGGGACTCGACGCGGCCCTCTCCGGCATCGCGGCCCGGGCGCCCCTGCCCGTCGAACTGACCGTGGAGCTGGAGCGCCGCCCCGGCCCCACCGTCGAGGCCGTCGCCTACTTCGTCGTCTCCGAGGCCCTCGCCAACGTGGCCAAACACGCCAAGGCCTCGCGCTGTCACGTGGATGCCCGCCGGGACGGCGACCTGCTGCGCATCACCGTCACCGACGACGGGGTGGGCGGCGCGGATCCGGCCGGCGGTACCGGACTGGTGGGCCTGCGCAAACGCGTAGGGTCGGTCGACGGAACCATCTTGATCAACAGCCCCTCCGGGGGCCCGACCGTCGTGACTGTGGAGCTGCCGTGCGGGCTGTGA